From Streptomyces sp. NBC_00690, a single genomic window includes:
- a CDS encoding HNH endonuclease signature motif containing protein, protein MGKSPYTEDRLAAAAQSSRTLTQALVHLEIDPKSPTRKYISERMKRLGISTDHFEREGARWTRDILEPAVAASTSVYEVLRWLGIEAVGGHHTNISRRIKAYGIDTSHFRPPPPSGRARRRAPGSLLVEQPPQGARRIRGERLKRALAATGVPNRCVLCGTGPLWRGRPLPLEVDHIDGDWRNNRIENLRILCPNCHSATDNYRGRGKGGRTAVAQCAEARTTE, encoded by the coding sequence ATGGGCAAGAGCCCCTATACAGAGGATCGCCTCGCCGCAGCGGCACAATCTTCGCGAACGCTGACCCAGGCACTGGTCCACCTCGAAATCGACCCGAAGAGTCCAACGCGCAAGTACATCAGCGAGCGGATGAAGCGGCTCGGAATATCCACCGACCATTTCGAACGTGAAGGGGCACGGTGGACGCGAGACATCCTTGAACCGGCTGTGGCGGCTTCGACCAGCGTGTACGAGGTACTGCGGTGGCTGGGCATCGAGGCTGTGGGAGGTCACCACACGAACATCAGCCGCCGTATCAAAGCTTATGGAATCGACACCTCCCACTTCCGGCCCCCGCCGCCCAGCGGAAGGGCTCGACGGCGCGCGCCGGGATCGCTGCTGGTGGAACAGCCCCCTCAGGGCGCTCGGCGCATCCGGGGCGAGCGTCTCAAACGCGCCCTCGCGGCCACCGGCGTGCCCAACCGATGTGTTCTGTGCGGGACCGGCCCGTTGTGGCGCGGGCGCCCCCTTCCGCTGGAGGTCGATCACATCGATGGTGACTGGCGCAACAACCGGATCGAGAATCTACGTATCCTCTGCCCCAACTGTCATTCGGCCACGGACAACTACCGAGGTCGTGGAAAGGGCGGGCGAACAGCCGTCGCCCAGTGCGCTGAGGCCAGGACGACCGAATGA
- a CDS encoding DUF3618 domain-containing protein, with translation MSDARTPAQIEADIVRRRDQLAETLDEIGVRVHPKTIIGDAKAKAASTVDRTAGRAFATVNGKVSDVRAVFVSADGAPRLERLVPLAVAVVGLVGLMAVSTGRKRRR, from the coding sequence GTGTCGGACGCGAGGACCCCTGCGCAGATCGAGGCGGACATCGTCCGCAGGCGCGACCAGCTTGCCGAGACGCTCGACGAGATCGGGGTGCGGGTGCACCCCAAGACGATCATCGGCGATGCGAAGGCCAAGGCGGCTTCCACGGTCGATCGGACCGCGGGACGGGCCTTCGCCACGGTCAACGGCAAGGTGTCGGACGTACGGGCAGTGTTCGTCTCGGCCGACGGCGCACCGCGACTGGAACGGCTGGTGCCACTGGCGGTGGCCGTGGTCGGATTGGTGGGGCTGATGGCCGTTTCCACCGGACGCAAGCGCCGTCGGTGA
- a CDS encoding DMT family transporter, which translates to MAWVLLIIAGVLEVGWSIGMKFTDGFTKLWPSVFTGAGIVASMFLLAQAAKTLPIGTAYGVWVGIGAAGAAIVGMVALNEPVTAARIFFVSLLLVAVVGLKATSGH; encoded by the coding sequence ATGGCCTGGGTTCTTTTGATCATCGCCGGTGTGCTTGAGGTCGGCTGGTCGATCGGTATGAAGTTCACCGATGGTTTCACCAAGCTCTGGCCCAGTGTTTTCACGGGCGCGGGCATTGTCGCGAGCATGTTCTTGCTGGCGCAGGCGGCGAAGACGCTGCCGATCGGCACGGCGTACGGCGTGTGGGTCGGTATCGGTGCTGCCGGTGCGGCGATCGTGGGCATGGTGGCCCTGAACGAGCCGGTGACGGCAGCCCGTATCTTCTTTGTCTCGCTGCTGCTGGTCGCCGTGGTCGGACTGAAGGCGACGTCCGGTCACTGA
- a CDS encoding PTS glucose/sucrose transporter subunit IIB — MKLGQPCVNVTKRAIGGPTQHRATTQGALGTQGENMASKAEKIVAGLGGIENIEEIEGCITRLRTEVIDPAKVDEAALKAAGAHGVVKMGNAIQVVIGTDADPIAADIEDMM, encoded by the coding sequence GTGAAGTTGGGCCAACCGTGCGTTAACGTGACAAAGCGGGCCATTGGTGGGCCGACGCAGCACCGGGCGACCACCCAAGGCGCCCTAGGAACGCAGGGAGAGAACATGGCCAGCAAGGCTGAGAAGATCGTCGCCGGCCTCGGCGGCATCGAGAACATCGAGGAGATCGAAGGCTGCATCACCCGCCTCCGCACCGAAGTCATCGACCCGGCCAAGGTCGACGAAGCCGCCCTCAAGGCCGCCGGCGCCCACGGAGTCGTCAAGATGGGCAACGCGATCCAGGTCGTCATCGGCACCGACGCCGACCCGATCGCCGCCGACATCGAAGACATGATGTGA
- the rph gene encoding ribonuclease PH: MSRIDGRTPEQLRPVTLERGWSKHAEGSVLISFGDTKVFCTASVTEGVPRWRKGTGEGWVTGEYSMLPRSTNTRGDRESVRGKIGGRTHEISRLIGRSLRAVIDYKALGENTIVLDCDVLQADGGTRTAAITGAYVALADAVSWAQQKKLIRAGRKPLTGTVSAVSVGIVDGAPLLDLCYEEDVRADTDMNVVCTGDGRFVEVQGTAEAEPFDRKELNALLDLATAGCTDLAALQLEALGRTDTTA, from the coding sequence ATGTCTCGCATCGACGGCCGCACCCCCGAACAGCTCCGCCCGGTCACCCTTGAGCGCGGATGGAGCAAGCACGCAGAGGGCTCCGTCCTCATCTCCTTCGGCGACACCAAAGTCTTCTGCACCGCCTCGGTCACCGAAGGCGTACCGCGCTGGCGCAAGGGCACCGGCGAAGGCTGGGTCACCGGCGAATACTCGATGCTGCCCCGCTCCACCAACACCCGCGGCGACCGCGAATCCGTCCGCGGCAAGATCGGCGGACGCACCCACGAGATCAGCCGGCTCATCGGCCGGTCCCTCCGAGCCGTCATCGACTACAAAGCACTCGGCGAGAACACGATCGTCCTCGACTGCGACGTGCTCCAGGCCGACGGCGGCACCCGCACCGCCGCCATCACCGGCGCCTACGTCGCACTCGCCGACGCCGTCAGCTGGGCGCAACAGAAGAAGCTCATCCGCGCCGGACGCAAGCCCCTCACCGGCACCGTGTCCGCCGTATCGGTCGGCATCGTCGACGGCGCACCTCTCCTTGACCTCTGCTACGAGGAAGACGTCCGGGCCGACACCGACATGAACGTCGTCTGCACCGGAGACGGGCGCTTCGTCGAGGTCCAGGGCACCGCCGAAGCCGAGCCCTTCGACCGCAAGGAGCTCAACGCCCTCCTCGACCTGGCGACCGCAGGCTGCACCGACCTCGCCGCCCTCCAGCTCGAAGCACTCGGCCGCACGGACACCACGGCCTGA
- the bcp gene encoding thioredoxin-dependent thiol peroxidase, with product MSERLKPGDPAPDFTLPDADGNEVSLASHKGRKVIVYFYPAALTPGCTKQACDFTDNLELLAGAGYDVIGVSPDKPEKLAKFRDKEDLKVTLVADPDKEVLTAYGAYGEKKLYGKVVTGVIRSTVVVDEEGKVEHALYNVKATGHVAKIIKDLGI from the coding sequence ATGAGCGAGCGACTTAAGCCCGGCGATCCGGCCCCCGACTTCACCCTCCCCGACGCGGACGGCAACGAGGTGTCGCTCGCGTCCCACAAGGGCCGCAAGGTGATCGTGTACTTCTACCCGGCGGCCCTCACCCCCGGCTGCACCAAGCAGGCGTGCGACTTCACGGACAACCTTGAGCTGCTGGCCGGCGCGGGTTACGACGTGATCGGCGTGTCGCCGGACAAGCCGGAGAAGCTGGCCAAGTTCCGGGACAAGGAGGACCTCAAGGTCACCCTGGTCGCGGACCCGGACAAGGAAGTCCTGACCGCGTACGGGGCGTACGGCGAGAAGAAGTTGTACGGAAAGGTCGTCACGGGGGTCATCCGGTCCACGGTGGTGGTGGACGAGGAGGGCAAGGTGGAGCATGCGCTCTACAACGTGAAGGCGACCGGGCATGTCGCAAAGATCATCAAGGATCTGGGCATCTGA
- a CDS encoding GroES family chaperonin: MSPNSHEHGTQHDKLPIRMLHDRVLVRTDGPEGERRSTGGIVIPATAAVGRRLAWAEVVAVGQNVRTVEVGDRVLYDPEDRAEVEVRGVAYVLMRERDLHAVAADRFQGSEDSTGLYL; encoded by the coding sequence GTGAGCCCCAACAGTCATGAGCACGGCACCCAGCACGACAAGCTGCCCATTCGCATGCTGCACGACCGCGTGTTGGTGCGCACCGACGGTCCGGAGGGCGAGCGTCGTTCCACGGGCGGCATTGTGATCCCGGCGACCGCGGCGGTCGGCCGGCGCCTCGCCTGGGCCGAGGTGGTTGCGGTCGGACAGAACGTGCGGACGGTGGAGGTCGGTGACCGGGTGTTGTACGACCCTGAGGACCGGGCCGAGGTCGAGGTCCGGGGCGTGGCGTACGTGCTGATGCGGGAGCGCGATCTGCATGCGGTGGCCGCTGATCGTTTCCAGGGTTCCGAGGATTCCACCGGGCTCTACCTCTGA
- a CDS encoding transglycosylase domain-containing protein has product MSQEPQQGWTPRDETVSAPGQPQPRGNRPRRTGWRRLVPTWRAVIGAILLIALLLIGGFAAGYLLVDIPPANATATAQSNVYLYADGTQIARDGEVNRENVQLAQVPLTVQRAVLAAEDRNFYSERAVDPKAMVRAAWNTLTGKGKQSGSTITQQYVKNYYLGQEQTLSRKWKEFFISIKLSREQSKTEILQGYLNTSYFGRNAYGIQAAAQAYYGKDIEDVDTAEGAYLASLLNAPSAYDVTTHPENRSSALGRWNYTLDGMVKEGWLSEAERAAMTFPAPQEAKPAIGLSGQRGYVVQAVEEYVTSHDIIDENTLAAGGYRLTTTLQRAKQDAFVEAVDDQVTSRLDQDRKADRNVRVGGAAIDPETGRVVALYGGIDYTRQYVNNATRRDYQVGSTFKPFVFTSAVENDSRTQNGRRITPETIYDGTDRRPVRGWSGGRYAPENEDGISYGPITVREATDRSVNSVYAQMAVDVGPTQVRQTAIDLGIPATTPDLTASPSIALGPATASVLDLAEAYATLANHGRHGTYALVSKITKDGTAVRLPPTDTRQAVSREAADTTTSILQSVVDDGTGTAAQSAGRPAAGKTGTAEEDKAAWFAGYTPQLATVVAVMGQDPETGAQKPLYGALGLPRINGGGAPARIWGQFTGMALEGTEITEFDLELEPGANEPEPMPESPDEDSSPPPSEPDDDSPSPEPSEESPDESRAPSENPSADDTGTADTGDGDTGGGDSSAPQGTGPAGPGHDPRPGGHRDGPGDHSRFQDTGPGARRPDGRTGEEQPGAPPPNHHNAPMPQGRANEKG; this is encoded by the coding sequence ATGAGTCAGGAGCCCCAGCAGGGTTGGACCCCCCGGGACGAGACCGTCTCGGCACCCGGGCAGCCGCAACCGCGCGGGAACCGGCCCCGACGCACCGGCTGGCGGCGCCTCGTACCCACCTGGCGGGCCGTCATCGGCGCGATCCTGCTGATCGCACTCCTCCTGATCGGCGGATTCGCGGCCGGATACCTGCTCGTCGACATCCCGCCCGCCAACGCCACCGCAACCGCCCAGTCCAACGTGTACCTCTACGCGGACGGCACCCAGATCGCCCGGGACGGCGAAGTCAACCGGGAGAACGTCCAACTCGCCCAGGTCCCCCTGACGGTGCAACGCGCCGTCCTGGCCGCAGAAGACCGCAACTTCTACTCCGAACGGGCCGTCGACCCCAAAGCCATGGTCCGCGCCGCCTGGAACACCCTCACCGGAAAGGGCAAACAATCCGGCTCCACCATCACCCAGCAGTACGTCAAGAACTACTACCTCGGCCAGGAGCAGACCCTCTCCCGGAAATGGAAGGAATTCTTCATCTCGATCAAGCTCAGCCGTGAGCAGAGCAAGACCGAAATCCTCCAGGGATACCTCAACACCAGCTACTTCGGACGCAACGCCTATGGAATCCAGGCCGCGGCCCAGGCGTACTACGGCAAGGACATCGAGGACGTCGACACCGCCGAAGGCGCCTACCTCGCATCCCTCCTGAACGCGCCCAGCGCCTACGACGTCACCACCCACCCCGAGAACCGGAGCTCAGCCCTCGGCCGCTGGAACTACACCCTCGACGGCATGGTCAAGGAAGGCTGGCTCAGCGAGGCCGAACGGGCGGCGATGACCTTCCCCGCACCGCAGGAGGCCAAGCCCGCCATCGGGCTCTCCGGACAGCGCGGCTATGTCGTCCAAGCCGTCGAGGAGTACGTGACCAGCCACGACATCATCGACGAGAACACCCTGGCCGCCGGCGGCTACCGCCTCACCACCACTCTCCAGCGCGCCAAGCAGGACGCGTTCGTCGAAGCCGTCGACGACCAGGTGACATCCCGACTCGACCAGGACCGCAAGGCCGACCGCAACGTACGCGTCGGCGGCGCGGCCATCGACCCCGAAACCGGCAGGGTCGTCGCCCTGTACGGCGGCATCGACTACACCCGCCAGTACGTCAACAACGCGACCCGCCGCGACTACCAGGTCGGCTCCACATTCAAACCCTTCGTCTTCACCTCAGCGGTGGAGAACGACTCACGAACCCAGAACGGCCGCCGCATCACCCCCGAAACCATCTACGACGGCACCGACCGACGACCCGTCCGCGGCTGGAGCGGAGGCCGCTACGCCCCCGAAAACGAGGACGGCATCTCCTACGGACCCATCACCGTCCGCGAAGCCACCGACCGTTCCGTGAACTCCGTGTACGCCCAGATGGCAGTCGACGTGGGCCCCACCCAGGTCCGCCAGACCGCGATCGACCTCGGCATCCCGGCCACCACCCCGGACCTGACCGCCAGCCCCTCCATCGCACTGGGACCCGCGACGGCCAGCGTGCTCGACCTGGCCGAGGCGTACGCCACCCTCGCCAACCACGGCCGCCACGGCACCTACGCCCTCGTCAGCAAAATCACCAAAGATGGCACGGCCGTACGACTCCCCCCGACCGACACCCGACAGGCCGTCAGCCGAGAAGCCGCCGACACCACCACCTCCATCCTCCAGAGCGTCGTCGACGACGGCACCGGCACCGCCGCCCAATCAGCGGGACGCCCGGCAGCAGGCAAGACCGGCACCGCCGAAGAGGACAAGGCAGCCTGGTTCGCCGGCTACACCCCCCAGCTCGCCACCGTCGTCGCCGTCATGGGCCAGGACCCGGAAACCGGTGCGCAAAAACCCCTGTACGGGGCGCTCGGCCTCCCGCGGATCAACGGCGGCGGGGCACCCGCACGCATCTGGGGACAGTTCACCGGAATGGCACTGGAAGGCACGGAGATCACCGAGTTCGACCTGGAACTAGAACCCGGCGCAAACGAACCGGAACCTATGCCCGAATCACCCGACGAGGACTCGTCCCCACCCCCGTCCGAGCCCGACGACGACAGCCCATCGCCCGAACCCAGCGAAGAAAGCCCCGACGAGAGCCGCGCACCGAGCGAAAACCCCTCAGCAGACGACACGGGCACCGCGGACACCGGGGACGGCGACACAGGCGGGGGCGACAGCAGCGCACCTCAGGGAACCGGACCGGCAGGCCCCGGCCACGATCCGCGCCCCGGCGGCCATCGCGACGGCCCCGGCGACCACAGCAGATTCCAGGACACCGGCCCGGGAGCGCGAAGGCCCGACGGCCGCACGGGAGAAGAGCAGCCGGGCGCACCGCCACCGAACCACCACAACGCGCCGATGCCTCAGGGCCGGGCCAACGAGAAGGGGTGA
- a CDS encoding PTS transporter subunit EIIC: protein MSSESAAAARSQPSWGSKLFQGLQKMGRSLQLPIAVLPAAGILNRLGQPDVFGSEGLGWNDVAKVMAGAGGALLDSNIGLPLLFCVGVAIGMAKKSDGSTALAAVAGFLVYYNVLRQFPEDCPDQAQAVATGCQAPDNSVAAFTYQNPGVFGGIVMGLLAAYFWQRFHRTKLVDWLGFFNGRRLVPIIMAFVGIGIAVISLWVWPPVGRGLESFSDWLVELGPWGSGIFGVTNRALLVIGLHQFLNVPIWFQLGSYTKPDGTVVHGDISMFLAGDPDAGQFTTGFFPIMMFALPAAALAITHCARPHRRKEIGGLMLSVALTSFVTGITEPLEYSFLFVAPALYAVHAVLTGVSMAVTWALGVKDGFSFSAGLIDYVINWSLATKPWLIIPIGLGFALVYYVVFRFAIIKFNIQTPGREPEEVGDEMERENVK, encoded by the coding sequence ATGAGCTCCGAGAGCGCCGCCGCCGCCAGATCGCAGCCGTCCTGGGGCAGCAAATTGTTCCAGGGGCTACAGAAGATGGGGCGCAGCCTTCAGCTCCCCATTGCTGTGCTGCCCGCGGCCGGCATTCTCAATCGCCTCGGCCAGCCCGATGTCTTCGGTTCGGAGGGGCTGGGCTGGAACGACGTGGCGAAGGTGATGGCGGGCGCGGGTGGCGCCCTGTTGGACTCCAACATCGGTCTGCCGCTGCTGTTCTGCGTGGGTGTCGCCATCGGCATGGCGAAGAAGTCGGACGGTTCGACGGCGCTGGCTGCGGTGGCGGGCTTCCTCGTCTACTACAACGTGCTGCGGCAGTTCCCGGAGGACTGCCCCGATCAGGCGCAGGCCGTGGCGACGGGGTGTCAGGCGCCGGACAATTCGGTGGCGGCCTTCACCTATCAGAACCCCGGGGTCTTCGGCGGCATCGTGATGGGCCTGCTGGCTGCGTACTTCTGGCAGCGTTTCCACCGGACGAAGCTGGTGGACTGGTTGGGCTTCTTCAATGGCCGCCGACTGGTGCCGATCATCATGGCGTTCGTCGGCATCGGCATTGCGGTGATCTCCCTGTGGGTCTGGCCGCCGGTGGGCCGGGGTCTGGAGAGCTTCAGCGACTGGTTGGTGGAGTTGGGTCCGTGGGGTTCGGGCATCTTCGGGGTCACCAACCGGGCCTTGTTGGTGATCGGCCTGCATCAGTTCTTGAACGTGCCGATCTGGTTCCAGTTGGGCAGTTACACCAAGCCGGACGGCACGGTGGTGCACGGTGACATTTCGATGTTCTTGGCGGGTGACCCCGATGCGGGTCAGTTCACGACGGGGTTCTTCCCCATCATGATGTTCGCCTTGCCCGCGGCGGCTTTGGCCATCACCCATTGCGCGCGACCTCATCGGCGCAAGGAGATCGGCGGGTTGATGCTGTCGGTCGCCCTGACGTCGTTCGTCACGGGGATCACGGAGCCGCTGGAGTATTCGTTCCTCTTCGTGGCGCCGGCGCTGTATGCGGTGCATGCGGTGCTGACGGGTGTCTCGATGGCGGTGACATGGGCGTTGGGGGTGAAGGACGGCTTCAGTTTCTCCGCCGGTCTGATCGACTACGTCATCAACTGGTCCTTGGCGACCAAACCTTGGCTGATCATTCCGATCGGGCTCGGTTTCGCCTTGGTGTACTACGTGGTGTTCCGGTTCGCGATCATCAAATTCAACATCCAGACGCCGGGGCGTGAACCGGAGGAAGTCGGCGATGAGATGGAACGCGAGAATGTGAAGTAG
- a CDS encoding ABC transporter permease → MRLYGVVLVGWFRRYATYRMATAAGVFTNTVFGFIMAYAYIALWDERPQLGGYDVSQAVTYVWLGQALLAAGALMGGGFEVELIERIRTGDIAIDLYRPADLQLWWLACDLGRGLFQLVGRGVIPMAIGALAFDLALPGSVLTWVAFSGCVALALVVSFALRFLVALSAFWLLDGAGVAQLSWLAGMFFSGMLLPLTLFPGVLGEVARALPWSALLQVPADVFLGQRTGWGVVEAYAFQAGWALALLALGRLVQTAATRRVVVQGG, encoded by the coding sequence GTGCGACTCTACGGGGTCGTTCTGGTCGGTTGGTTTCGGCGATATGCGACCTATCGCATGGCGACGGCCGCGGGGGTGTTCACCAATACCGTCTTCGGATTCATCATGGCGTACGCCTACATCGCGCTGTGGGACGAGCGTCCCCAGTTGGGCGGGTACGACGTGTCGCAGGCGGTGACCTATGTCTGGTTGGGGCAGGCGCTCCTGGCGGCGGGTGCCCTGATGGGCGGCGGGTTCGAGGTTGAGCTGATCGAGCGCATCCGTACGGGTGACATCGCCATCGATCTGTACCGGCCCGCCGACCTCCAGCTGTGGTGGTTGGCGTGCGACCTCGGTCGGGGGCTGTTCCAGCTCGTGGGCCGGGGGGTCATTCCGATGGCGATCGGCGCTCTCGCGTTCGATCTGGCGCTTCCCGGTTCGGTGTTGACCTGGGTGGCGTTCTCGGGGTGCGTGGCCCTGGCTCTGGTGGTCAGCTTCGCCCTTCGGTTCCTGGTGGCGCTGTCGGCGTTCTGGCTGCTTGACGGTGCGGGGGTGGCCCAGCTCAGTTGGCTCGCGGGCATGTTCTTCTCCGGGATGCTGCTGCCGCTGACCCTCTTTCCCGGGGTGTTGGGCGAGGTGGCGCGGGCGCTGCCCTGGTCGGCGCTGTTGCAGGTGCCGGCCGATGTGTTCCTCGGCCAGCGCACCGGTTGGGGCGTGGTGGAGGCGTACGCGTTCCAGGCGGGTTGGGCGTTGGCCCTGCTGGCGCTCGGGCGGTTGGTGCAGACGGCGGCGACGCGCAGGGTGGTGGTGCAGGGTGGGTGA
- the rdgB gene encoding RdgB/HAM1 family non-canonical purine NTP pyrophosphatase — MTRLILATRNAGKITELRAILADAELPHELVGADAYPQIPDVKETGVTFAQNALLKAHALAQATGLPAVADDSGLCVDVLGGAPGIFSARWAGTHGDDTANLNLLLAQLSDIAPEHRGAHFFCAAALALPDGTERVVEGRMLGTLRARPAGTNGFGYDPILQPEGETRTAAELSPAEKNAISHRGKAFRALVPAIGELLA; from the coding sequence ATGACCCGACTCATCCTTGCCACCCGCAACGCCGGGAAGATCACCGAACTGAGGGCCATCCTCGCCGACGCGGAACTGCCGCACGAACTCGTCGGCGCGGATGCCTACCCCCAGATCCCCGACGTCAAGGAAACCGGGGTCACCTTCGCCCAGAACGCCCTGCTCAAAGCACACGCGCTCGCACAAGCGACCGGCCTGCCAGCCGTCGCCGACGACTCCGGCCTCTGCGTCGACGTCCTCGGCGGCGCACCCGGAATCTTCTCCGCCCGCTGGGCCGGAACACACGGCGACGACACCGCCAACCTCAATCTGCTCCTCGCCCAACTGTCCGACATCGCGCCGGAGCACCGCGGAGCCCACTTCTTCTGCGCTGCGGCGCTCGCACTCCCCGACGGCACGGAACGGGTCGTCGAGGGGCGGATGCTCGGAACCCTGCGCGCCCGCCCGGCCGGTACGAACGGCTTCGGCTACGACCCGATCCTCCAGCCGGAGGGCGAGACCCGTACGGCGGCGGAGCTGAGCCCGGCGGAGAAGAACGCGATCAGCCACCGCGGCAAGGCATTCCGGGCCCTGGTCCCGGCCATCGGGGAACTGCTGGCCTGA
- a CDS encoding ABC transporter permease has product MGPLDPWERQGRWAGAVDGLRAYWLIVAMWVRSTMAYRASFVLTVITSFAITGFDFLAILLMFVHIDSLGGYGLAEIAFLYGAAATSFGLSDLFMGSTERLGRRVRDGTLDTLLVRPAPVLAQVAADRFALRRVGRITQGLVVLGYGLASVDVDWSPLKVLMVPMMVLSGAVIFSAVFVAGAAFQFWAQDASEVQNAVTYGGNTILQYPPTVFGGDLVRGVTFVVPLAFVNWLPALAVLERPYPLDVPHWVAYLPPLVAAVCCWLALLAWRAGLRSYRSTGS; this is encoded by the coding sequence CTGGGGCCCTTGGATCCGTGGGAGCGGCAGGGGCGGTGGGCTGGGGCGGTCGATGGGCTGCGCGCCTACTGGTTGATCGTGGCGATGTGGGTGCGTTCGACGATGGCGTACCGGGCGTCCTTCGTGCTGACGGTGATCACCAGCTTCGCGATCACCGGTTTTGATTTCCTCGCCATCTTGCTGATGTTCGTGCACATCGATTCCCTCGGCGGCTACGGGTTGGCGGAGATCGCCTTCCTCTACGGTGCCGCGGCGACGTCCTTCGGTCTGTCGGACCTGTTCATGGGATCGACGGAGCGCCTCGGGCGGCGGGTGCGGGACGGCACGTTGGACACGTTGTTGGTGCGGCCCGCGCCCGTGCTCGCGCAGGTGGCGGCCGACCGGTTCGCGCTGCGCAGGGTCGGTCGGATCACCCAGGGGTTGGTGGTCCTCGGCTATGGCCTGGCGTCGGTGGACGTGGACTGGTCCCCGTTGAAGGTGCTGATGGTTCCGATGATGGTGCTCAGCGGGGCGGTGATCTTCTCCGCGGTGTTCGTCGCCGGTGCGGCCTTCCAGTTCTGGGCGCAGGACGCGTCCGAGGTGCAGAACGCCGTCACCTACGGCGGCAACACCATCCTTCAGTACCCGCCGACGGTCTTCGGCGGGGATCTGGTGCGGGGGGTGACCTTCGTGGTGCCGCTCGCCTTCGTCAACTGGTTGCCCGCTCTGGCGGTGCTGGAGCGGCCTTATCCGCTCGACGTGCCGCACTGGGTGGCCTATCTGCCGCCGCTGGTCGCGGCCGTCTGCTGCTGGCTCGCCCTGCTGGCGTGGCGGGCCGGCCTTCGTTCGTACCGCAGTACAGGGAGCTGA
- a CDS encoding HNH endonuclease signature motif containing protein — MTLEIDHINGDPLDDRAENLRLLCPNCHAVTSTWCRGGRPRDARANEGAETSEQPLP; from the coding sequence ATGACGCTGGAGATCGACCACATCAATGGCGATCCACTGGACGATCGTGCGGAGAACCTTCGACTGCTGTGCCCCAACTGCCATGCGGTCACCAGTACATGGTGCCGGGGCGGCAGGCCCCGAGACGCACGGGCAAACGAGGGCGCCGAAACGTCGGAGCAGCCGCTACCATAA